Part of the Bos indicus isolate NIAB-ARS_2022 breed Sahiwal x Tharparkar chromosome 6, NIAB-ARS_B.indTharparkar_mat_pri_1.0, whole genome shotgun sequence genome is shown below.
GAAAATCATTCAATCTATTATAACTTTTCAGAGAAGAATTCCCGGTTTTTGGCTTTTGAAAATGATGATTGTCATCTGCCCTTGGCCATGATATTCACGTTAGCACTTGCTTATGGAGCTGTGATCATTCTTGGGGTCTCTGGAAACCTGGCTTTGATTATCATCATCTTGAAACaaaaagagatgagaaatgtCACCAACATCCTGATTGTGAACCTTTCCTTCTCAGACTTGCTTGTGGCCATCATGTGTCTTCCCTTCACGTTTGTCTACACACTGATGGACCACTGGGTTTTTGGTGAGGCAATGTGCAAGTTGAACCCCTTTGTGCAGTGCGTTTCCATCACTGTGTCCATCTTCTCTCTGGTCCTTATTGCCGTGGAACGGCATCAGCTGATTATCAATCCTCGGGGTTGGAGACCAAATAATAGACATGCATACGTAGGTATTGCTGTCATCTGGGTCCTTGCTGTGGCTTCTTCTCTGCCCTTCCTGATCTATCAAGTATTGACAGATGAGCCATTTCAAAATGTGACCCTTGATGCCTTCAAGGACAAATACGTCTGCTTTGATAAATTTCCATCAGACTCTCACCGGCTGTCTTACACCACTCTCCTCTTGGTGCTACAGTACTTTGGCCCgctctgttttatatttatttgctacTTCAAGGTAGGAAAACCTTTTCCCCctaccattttcatttttactttctttccacAGGAGTACTCATTCAGTGAGTGGTTCtatttgaattctttattttttcccttctgtagATATATGTAcgcttaaaaagaagaaacagcatgATGGACAAGATGAGAGACAATAAGTACAGGTCCAGTGAAGCCAAAAGAATCAACATCATGCTGCTGTCCATCGTGGTGGCGTTTGCCGTCTGCTGGCTGCCTCTCACCATCTTCAACACTGTGTTTGACTGGGACCATCAGATCATTGCTACCTGCAACCATAATCTGTTGTTCCTTCTCTGCCACCTCACAGCCATGATCTCCACTTGTGTCAACCCTATATTTTATGGCTTCCTGAACAAAAATTTCCAGAGAGACCTGCAGTTCTTCTTTAGCTTTTGTGATTTCCGGTCTCGGGATGACGACTATGAGACCATCGCCATGTCCACCATGCACACGGATGTTTCTAAGACATCTCTGAAGCAAGCAAGCCCAGTCGCACTTAAAAAGATCCACACTGACGATAATGAAAAAATCTGAACCTGCCATAGCATTTGGTCCCAAATGATTGACGTCTGCTTAAAAACAAGCACAACCTGAATGGACTTTCATTACCTGTTCT
Proteins encoded:
- the NPY1R gene encoding neuropeptide Y receptor type 1 translates to MNSTSFSQVENHSIYYNFSEKNSRFLAFENDDCHLPLAMIFTLALAYGAVIILGVSGNLALIIIILKQKEMRNVTNILIVNLSFSDLLVAIMCLPFTFVYTLMDHWVFGEAMCKLNPFVQCVSITVSIFSLVLIAVERHQLIINPRGWRPNNRHAYVGIAVIWVLAVASSLPFLIYQVLTDEPFQNVTLDAFKDKYVCFDKFPSDSHRLSYTTLLLVLQYFGPLCFIFICYFKIYVRLKRRNSMMDKMRDNKYRSSEAKRINIMLLSIVVAFAVCWLPLTIFNTVFDWDHQIIATCNHNLLFLLCHLTAMISTCVNPIFYGFLNKNFQRDLQFFFSFCDFRSRDDDYETIAMSTMHTDVSKTSLKQASPVALKKIHTDDNEKI